A single genomic interval of bacterium harbors:
- the raiA gene encoding ribosome-associated translation inhibitor RaiA has translation MTIEITGRNVDVSNSMRDYAGKRLDKLVAEFPRIDKIHMILDIQKFTHLAEVIVHAARHIQLEGTATSENMYASIDEAVDKVEAQLRKTLDKRHEHKGNSKLRDLEPVVEVE, from the coding sequence ATGACAATCGAAATAACAGGCAGAAATGTGGATGTGAGTAACAGCATGCGGGATTACGCCGGCAAGCGTCTTGACAAGCTGGTGGCTGAATTCCCGCGGATTGATAAAATCCATATGATTCTGGATATCCAGAAATTCACCCATCTCGCCGAGGTGATTGTCCATGCGGCGCGTCATATTCAACTGGAAGGGACGGCCACCTCCGAGAATATGTATGCCTCGATTGACGAAGCCGTAGATAAAGTGGAGGCCCAGCTGCGGAAGACGTTGGACAAGCGTCATGAGCACAAGGGGAATAGCAAGCTCCGTGACCTTGAGCCAGTTGTGGAAGTGGAATGA
- the lptB gene encoding LPS export ABC transporter ATP-binding protein — translation MDPLIRTEELVKAYRGKTVVHGVSVNVNAGEIVGLLGPNGAGKTTTFYMIVGLIRPTRGKIFFKGKDVSAKPMFQRARMGMGYLAQEPSIFRKLTVADNIMAILETRNLSSRQRKQRMGELMEDLGISGLANQMAFTLSGGERRRLEIARALVTDPAMILLDEPFSGVDPLAVYDVQEIIKSLRKRGLGILITDHSVRETLAIVDRAYLICEGRVLREGPREFLINDDVSRELYLGPRFSM, via the coding sequence GTGGATCCGTTAATCAGAACCGAGGAACTGGTCAAGGCCTATCGCGGAAAAACCGTGGTACATGGCGTCAGTGTGAACGTCAATGCGGGCGAGATTGTCGGGCTGCTGGGGCCGAACGGGGCGGGAAAAACCACCACGTTTTATATGATTGTGGGCCTGATTCGCCCAACCCGGGGTAAAATCTTTTTCAAGGGAAAAGATGTCTCCGCCAAGCCCATGTTTCAGCGGGCGCGCATGGGCATGGGGTACCTGGCCCAGGAACCCTCTATTTTTCGCAAATTGACCGTTGCTGATAATATTATGGCCATTCTGGAAACCCGGAATCTCAGCTCCCGGCAGCGGAAGCAACGGATGGGGGAACTCATGGAGGACCTGGGGATCTCCGGCCTGGCCAACCAGATGGCGTTCACGTTGAGTGGGGGGGAGCGGAGACGTCTGGAAATCGCCCGGGCGTTGGTCACGGATCCGGCGATGATTCTGCTGGATGAGCCCTTCAGCGGCGTTGATCCCCTGGCGGTTTATGATGTCCAGGAGATTATTAAAAGTCTACGCAAGCGGGGGCTGGGCATTCTGATTACGGATCATAGTGTGAGGGAAACACTGGCGATTGTGGATCGGGCCTACCTGATTTGCGAAGGCCGGGTATTAAGAGAGGGACCTCGTGAATTTCTGATTAACGATGATGTTAGTCGGGAGTTGTATTTGGGGCCGCGATTCAGTATGTAA